A window from Jannaschia sp. S6380 encodes these proteins:
- a CDS encoding malonyl-CoA decarboxylase yields the protein MAAGRGDGAGAVNGLAGLLATVFDRRYMGAAGSDGRSIETLCKALMAARDEISGMELARRVLDRYGTLTAGARAAFFAFLARDMEIEADAAASALAAYRADPGPETHARLMAASEPPRQELARRLNRVPGATARIVSMQADLRRAAQDDPSLRVVQADLVHLLRSWFNRGFLVLRPINWDSPASILQKIIEYEAVHTIDDWDDLRRRLQPPDRRCFAFFHPAMPDEPLIFVEVALTRGIPGAIGDVLAEDRKALPVEDADTAVFYSISNCQPGLGGVSFGNLLIKQVVADLTAELPRLRTFVTLSPVPGLAVWMDVAGLSPGDADLRALAAHFLLRVRRGDLPRDPVARFHLGNGATIHDIHADADPSEAGQAQSHGVMVNYLYDPARIGRNLEDLPKGRIAASRTVQALARQAPISETTQ from the coding sequence ATGGCTGCCGGACGCGGTGATGGGGCCGGCGCTGTGAACGGGCTGGCCGGACTGCTCGCGACGGTCTTCGACCGCCGCTACATGGGCGCGGCCGGCAGCGACGGGCGCAGCATCGAGACCCTGTGCAAGGCCCTGATGGCCGCGCGCGACGAAATCTCGGGCATGGAGCTGGCCCGGCGCGTGCTCGACCGCTACGGCACGCTGACCGCCGGGGCGCGGGCCGCGTTCTTCGCCTTCCTGGCCCGCGACATGGAGATCGAAGCGGACGCCGCAGCCTCCGCCCTCGCGGCCTACAGGGCCGATCCCGGCCCCGAGACCCATGCCCGCCTGATGGCCGCGTCCGAGCCGCCGCGACAGGAACTCGCCCGCCGCCTGAACCGCGTGCCCGGCGCGACCGCGCGGATCGTGTCGATGCAGGCCGACCTCCGCCGGGCCGCGCAGGACGATCCGTCGCTGCGCGTGGTGCAGGCCGATCTGGTCCATCTCCTGCGGTCCTGGTTCAACCGCGGCTTTCTTGTGCTGCGGCCGATCAACTGGGACAGCCCGGCCAGCATCCTGCAGAAGATCATCGAATACGAGGCCGTGCACACCATCGACGACTGGGACGATCTGCGCCGCCGTTTGCAGCCGCCTGACCGGCGCTGCTTCGCGTTCTTCCACCCGGCCATGCCCGACGAGCCGCTGATCTTCGTCGAGGTGGCACTGACCCGCGGCATTCCCGGCGCGATCGGAGATGTCCTTGCCGAGGACCGCAAGGCGCTTCCGGTCGAAGACGCGGACACGGCCGTGTTCTATTCCATCTCCAACTGCCAGCCGGGTCTGGGCGGCGTCTCGTTCGGCAATTTGCTGATCAAGCAGGTTGTGGCCGATCTGACGGCGGAACTGCCGCGGCTTCGCACGTTCGTCACGCTTTCGCCCGTTCCGGGCCTGGCCGTATGGATGGACGTCGCCGGCCTGTCGCCCGGCGACGCCGACCTGCGCGCGCTCGCGGCCCACTTTCTGCTGCGGGTGCGGCGTGGCGACCTGCCCCGGGATCCGGTCGCGCGGTTCCATCTGGGCAACGGCGCCACGATCCACGACATCCACGCGGACGCCGACCCGTCCGAGGCGGGGCAGGCGCAGTCCCATGGCGTGATGGTCAATTACCTCTACGATCCCGCGCGGATCGGGCGAAACCTCGAAGACCTGCCCAAGGGTCGGATCGCGGCCTCCCGCACCGTTCAGGCCCTCGCCCGCCAGGCCCCCATATCCGAGACCACGCAATGA
- a CDS encoding TRAP transporter large permease, with translation MDPLVLGALVALVTILVLFSGMSVAVGLLVVSAGFLIVFDGMRSLELMPEILFGKLDNFALLAIPMFIIMGASIASTRAGADLYEALERWLTRVPGGLVISNLGACALFSAMSGSSPATCAAIGKMGIPEMRKRGYPDGVAAGSIAAGGTLGILIPPSVTMIVYGIATETSIGRLFLAGVIPGMLLVGLFMAWSIWSTWRSGNLAVLTATTYSWRQRVEVLPRVLPFLVIILGVLYAMYGGIATPSETAAVGALLCLLIAMVIYRLWSPAALWTVLRDSTKESVMILFIIAAAGVFSYMLSSLFITQSIAEWIGTLDVNRWVLMGAVNVFLLVAGFFLPPVAVILMAAPILLPIILAAGFDPIWFAVVLTINMEIGLISPPVGLNLYVINGIAPDIPLKTILTGSLPFVACMVVAIVLLCLFPGLATWLPDAVMGPAL, from the coding sequence ATGGACCCGCTCGTCCTCGGCGCGCTGGTCGCGCTTGTCACCATCCTCGTCCTCTTCTCGGGCATGTCCGTCGCGGTCGGCCTGCTGGTCGTGTCGGCCGGGTTCCTGATCGTCTTCGACGGCATGCGCAGCCTGGAACTCATGCCCGAGATCCTGTTCGGCAAGCTCGACAATTTCGCGCTCCTGGCGATCCCGATGTTCATCATCATGGGCGCCTCCATCGCCTCGACCCGCGCCGGCGCCGACCTCTACGAGGCGCTTGAGCGCTGGTTGACCCGGGTGCCCGGCGGCCTCGTCATCTCCAACCTGGGCGCCTGCGCGCTCTTCTCGGCCATGTCCGGCTCCTCGCCCGCGACCTGCGCGGCCATCGGCAAGATGGGTATCCCCGAGATGCGCAAGCGCGGCTATCCCGACGGCGTCGCGGCGGGCTCCATCGCGGCGGGCGGGACGCTGGGCATCCTGATCCCACCTTCGGTCACGATGATCGTCTACGGCATCGCGACCGAAACCTCGATCGGGCGGCTGTTCCTGGCGGGCGTGATCCCCGGCATGCTGCTCGTGGGGCTGTTCATGGCCTGGTCGATCTGGTCGACCTGGCGGTCCGGCAACCTCGCCGTGCTGACGGCCACGACCTATTCCTGGCGCCAGCGGGTCGAGGTGCTGCCCCGTGTCCTGCCGTTCCTCGTGATTATCCTGGGTGTGCTTTACGCCATGTATGGCGGCATCGCGACACCGTCGGAAACCGCCGCCGTCGGCGCGCTCCTGTGCCTGCTGATCGCGATGGTGATCTACCGCCTGTGGTCTCCCGCCGCACTCTGGACGGTGCTGCGCGACAGCACCAAGGAATCGGTGATGATCCTGTTCATCATCGCCGCCGCCGGCGTCTTTTCCTACATGCTGTCCTCGCTCTTCATCACGCAATCCATCGCCGAATGGATCGGGACGCTCGACGTGAACCGCTGGGTGCTGATGGGGGCGGTCAACGTGTTCCTGCTGGTCGCGGGGTTCTTCCTGCCGCCGGTCGCGGTGATCCTGATGGCGGCACCGATCCTTCTGCCGATCATCCTGGCCGCCGGGTTCGACCCGATCTGGTTCGCCGTGGTTCTGACCATCAACATGGAGATCGGGCTGATCTCGCCGCCCGTGGGCCTCAACCTCTACGTCATCAACGGCATCGCGCCCGACATCCCGCTCAAGACGATCCTGACCGGCTCGCTCCCGTTCGTGGCCTGCATGGTGGTGGCGATCGTGCTGCTGTGCCTGTTCCCGGGCCTGGCCACATGGCTGCCGGACGCGGTGATGGGGCCGGCGCTGTGA
- a CDS encoding TRAP transporter small permease — MTDSDGDAFTRTVGWMSTIAGWISAAMIVAAVGITCQMIFVRFVLNASTVWQTEMVIYLVIAATLVGLPYVQKLRGHVNVDLIPIALAPRPRRIMFFATISASTLIILVMAFYGFEFWHFAWDRGWKSDTVWGVRLWIPYMSIPAGFGLLALQMIADLWAVARGYDKPFGLPDRDPLAARAASGGH, encoded by the coding sequence ATGACCGACAGTGACGGCGACGCCTTCACCCGAACCGTCGGCTGGATGTCGACCATCGCGGGCTGGATCTCGGCTGCGATGATCGTCGCCGCCGTGGGCATCACCTGCCAGATGATCTTCGTGCGCTTCGTCCTGAATGCCTCGACCGTCTGGCAGACCGAGATGGTGATCTACCTCGTCATCGCCGCGACCCTGGTCGGCCTGCCCTACGTCCAGAAGCTGCGCGGCCACGTCAATGTCGACCTGATCCCCATCGCGCTCGCCCCGCGACCCCGCCGGATCATGTTCTTTGCCACGATCAGCGCCTCGACCCTGATCATCCTCGTCATGGCCTTCTACGGGTTCGAGTTCTGGCACTTCGCCTGGGACCGGGGCTGGAAATCCGACACCGTCTGGGGCGTCCGCCTCTGGATCCCCTACATGTCCATTCCCGCCGGGTTCGGCCTGCTGGCCTTGCAGATGATCGCCGACCTCTGGGCCGTCGCGCGTGGCTACGACAAGCCCTTCGGCCTGCCCGACCGCGACCCGCTCGCCGCACGCGCGGCCTCCGGGGGGCACTGA
- the dctP gene encoding TRAP transporter substrate-binding protein DctP: MKQRTAILGAAVLLGTAGAASAETLRLSHQWSTQDIRHQVAQMIADDVAAADVDLDIRIFPSASLFKAREQYTPLSRGQLDMTVLPLSYAGGQRPAYNLTLMPGLVKNHDHAARLNDSPFMEDIKATLAEDDVVVLVDGYLAGGFAGKDGCITGPDDMQGKQTRAAGKAFEQMLAGAGASIASMASSEIYNAMQTGVLDAANTSSSSFVSYRIYEQVACYTPPGEYALWFMYQPLLMNKSAYDALSDEQRAALDAAAEKAEAFYLEEAKKEDAESRRVFQENGVEIADMSAEEFEAWRALAAETSYKAFVEELPEGQALLDKALAVE, translated from the coding sequence ATGAAACAGAGAACCGCCATTCTGGGCGCAGCAGTTCTGCTCGGCACCGCGGGCGCCGCATCGGCCGAGACGCTGCGCCTGTCGCATCAGTGGTCCACGCAGGATATCCGCCACCAGGTCGCGCAGATGATCGCCGACGACGTGGCCGCCGCCGATGTCGACCTCGATATCCGCATCTTCCCCTCGGCCTCGCTCTTCAAGGCGCGCGAGCAGTACACGCCGCTCAGCCGTGGACAGCTCGACATGACGGTCCTGCCGCTCAGCTATGCGGGTGGGCAGCGGCCGGCCTACAACCTGACGCTGATGCCGGGGCTGGTGAAGAACCACGACCACGCCGCGCGCCTGAACGACAGCCCGTTCATGGAGGACATCAAGGCCACCTTGGCCGAGGACGATGTCGTCGTGCTGGTCGACGGCTACCTGGCGGGGGGCTTCGCCGGCAAGGACGGCTGCATCACCGGACCGGACGACATGCAGGGCAAGCAGACCCGTGCTGCCGGCAAGGCGTTCGAGCAGATGCTGGCGGGCGCCGGCGCCTCGATCGCGTCAATGGCCTCGTCGGAGATCTACAACGCGATGCAGACCGGCGTGCTGGACGCGGCCAACACCTCGTCCTCGTCCTTCGTCAGCTACCGCATCTACGAACAGGTCGCCTGCTACACCCCGCCGGGCGAATACGCGCTGTGGTTCATGTACCAGCCGCTGTTGATGAACAAATCCGCCTATGACGCGCTCTCCGACGAACAGCGCGCCGCCCTCGACGCCGCCGCCGAGAAGGCCGAGGCGTTCTATCTGGAGGAGGCCAAGAAGGAGGACGCCGAGAGCCGCCGCGTCTTCCAGGAGAACGGCGTCGAGATCGCCGACATGTCCGCCGAGGAGTTCGAGGCCTGGCGCGCCTTGGCGGCCGAGACCTCCTACAAGGCTTTCGTCGAGGAACTGCCTGAGGGCCAGGCCCTGCTCGACAAGGCGCTCGCCGTCGAATGA
- a CDS encoding GntR family transcriptional regulator: protein MSRAAEIAQDIERRIIAGDIPEGERLDEGRIAARFDVSRTPVREALRILVAGGMVEHLPRRGVFVRQPDVADLLDMFETMAEWEAVAGRLAATRMDAADIARLQEANARCAAAVEAGDTDRYYDENAVFHAIIYAGTGNVFLEQELRRLHDRLRPYRRAQLRQRGRMAQSLAEHRAITRCLREGDADGAADALRDHVAVQGVRIQGMLRPLRDRAS, encoded by the coding sequence ATGTCGAGAGCCGCCGAAATCGCACAGGATATCGAGCGTCGCATCATCGCCGGCGACATTCCCGAGGGAGAGCGGCTCGACGAGGGCCGTATCGCCGCGCGTTTCGACGTCTCACGGACCCCGGTGCGCGAGGCGCTGCGGATCCTGGTGGCGGGCGGGATGGTCGAACATCTGCCCCGGCGCGGCGTCTTCGTGCGCCAGCCCGATGTGGCGGACCTCCTCGACATGTTCGAGACGATGGCGGAGTGGGAAGCCGTCGCCGGACGGCTGGCGGCGACCCGCATGGACGCCGCCGACATCGCCCGCCTGCAGGAGGCGAACGCGCGCTGCGCCGCGGCGGTCGAGGCGGGCGACACCGACCGCTACTACGACGAGAACGCCGTCTTCCATGCCATCATCTATGCGGGGACGGGCAACGTCTTCTTGGAGCAGGAGCTGCGCCGCCTGCACGACCGGTTGCGCCCGTATCGTCGCGCGCAGCTGCGCCAGCGGGGCCGCATGGCGCAATCGCTGGCCGAGCATCGGGCGATCACCCGATGTCTGCGCGAGGGCGATGCCGACGGGGCCGCGGATGCCTTGCGCGACCACGTCGCCGTCCAGGGCGTGCGGATCCAGGGGATGCTGCGCCCGCTGCGGGATCGCGCGTCCTGA
- a CDS encoding C4-dicarboxylate TRAP transporter substrate-binding protein — MKRLLTTAAFCVAAAAASAQTTLILGEAGPNRGARAEALQSFVDDVEARTDGEVAIDVQWGGALFKANAAAGSIADGVADLGTIVGVYFPQEMVGYGIADLPLRNADAWVGMRATDDLMRNSDAIQASLADQNLVYLGTFTTSAVNIGCKDAAIRSTDDIEGLKVRGVGAYGDTFKDFGANMVPMSIYDAYQGLDTGLLDCSQGYSYAVAALKQQEVITSYTLLDWGQVGALGIFMNKDSYDALSPDVQTALGEAGVAMADKLGELITADNEAAIQTMKDAGVEVIELDAAERDKMVEQGAQYVDAWVEQAGMAGLDGAALLEEYRGLLDKYAQERDDQGYPWTR; from the coding sequence ATGAAACGCCTGTTGACCACGGCCGCATTCTGCGTGGCCGCCGCTGCCGCATCGGCACAGACGACGCTGATCCTGGGCGAGGCGGGGCCGAATCGCGGCGCCCGCGCCGAGGCGCTGCAAAGCTTCGTCGACGATGTCGAGGCCCGCACGGATGGCGAGGTCGCGATCGACGTCCAATGGGGCGGCGCGCTGTTCAAGGCCAACGCCGCCGCCGGTTCCATTGCCGACGGCGTCGCCGATCTGGGCACCATCGTCGGTGTCTATTTCCCGCAGGAGATGGTGGGCTACGGCATCGCCGATCTGCCGCTGCGCAACGCCGATGCTTGGGTCGGCATGCGTGCGACCGACGACCTGATGCGCAATTCGGACGCGATCCAGGCCAGCCTCGCCGATCAGAACCTCGTCTATCTGGGCACCTTCACCACGTCGGCCGTCAATATCGGCTGCAAGGACGCCGCCATCCGCAGCACCGACGACATCGAGGGGCTGAAGGTCCGGGGCGTCGGCGCCTATGGCGACACGTTCAAGGATTTCGGCGCCAACATGGTGCCGATGTCGATCTACGACGCCTATCAGGGTCTCGACACCGGTCTTCTGGATTGCAGCCAGGGCTATTCCTACGCCGTGGCCGCGCTCAAGCAGCAGGAGGTGATCACTTCCTACACGCTCCTCGATTGGGGTCAGGTCGGCGCGCTCGGCATCTTCATGAACAAGGACAGCTACGACGCCCTGTCGCCCGACGTTCAGACCGCGCTGGGCGAGGCCGGCGTGGCGATGGCCGACAAGCTGGGCGAGCTGATCACCGCCGACAACGAGGCCGCGATCCAGACCATGAAGGACGCCGGCGTCGAGGTGATCGAACTGGACGCCGCCGAGCGCGACAAGATGGTCGAGCAGGGCGCGCAATATGTCGACGCCTGGGTCGAGCAGGCCGGGATGGCCGGTCTCGACGGTGCGGCGCTGCTTGAGGAGTATCGCGGGCTGCTGGACAAATATGCCCAGGAACGGGACGACCAGGGCTATCCCTGGACGCGTTGA
- a CDS encoding TRAP transporter small permease, producing the protein MLHRIERLLLDLAVIAIIGLCVLITATVVLRATVNGGIPDTTVMVAELMVAAIVLPLAAATTARAHIVVEFLSKMMARRVQDWLIVGGTLFGVAALSPLIYAGFHEATSTLASGTFFFGELGLPKWPGRVVFLIGIAFCWLRLLLMAIGDIRTIRACGHIDPEGSGTDDLLAERD; encoded by the coding sequence ATGCTGCATCGGATCGAACGGCTTCTGCTCGACCTGGCGGTGATCGCGATCATCGGCCTGTGCGTGCTGATCACCGCGACGGTGGTCCTGCGCGCGACGGTCAATGGCGGCATCCCCGACACGACCGTCATGGTGGCCGAACTGATGGTCGCGGCCATCGTCCTGCCGCTGGCCGCCGCGACGACCGCGCGCGCGCACATCGTGGTGGAGTTCCTGTCCAAGATGATGGCGCGCCGCGTGCAGGACTGGCTGATCGTCGGCGGCACCCTGTTCGGCGTCGCGGCCCTGTCGCCGCTGATCTATGCGGGCTTCCACGAAGCGACGAGCACGCTGGCGTCGGGGACGTTCTTCTTCGGCGAGCTGGGCCTGCCGAAATGGCCGGGCCGGGTGGTATTCCTGATCGGGATAGCCTTCTGCTGGCTGCGCCTTCTGCTGATGGCGATCGGCGACATCCGCACGATCCGCGCGTGCGGCCATATCGACCCCGAAGGTTCCGGCACCGACGACCTCCTGGCGGAGCGCGACTGA
- a CDS encoding TRAP transporter large permease: MDGTLVGIVAFAAVIGLLAIRVPIAFALAGVASVGSFVMFAFRTGDFAPARAIRPTTSMVFSNSFDLIHSYDLSMIPLFVALGHIAYRADITTKIYHAARVWLARVPGGVAMASVVGCGGFSAITGSSIACASTMGRICSPEMLRMGYDKRLATASVAAGGTLGSLIPPSVLFIIYGIFTETSISALFLAGILPGLLSLLGFILVIGVWVWRDPSAAPAFTGTITLGDKGRAALDAWPAVALFVVIVGGIYGGYFTATEAAAVCVSAAILIGFAQRKLTFRSLWEALRETAVQTASIFLIAAAAKIFVAFIALTGVAPDIVGAVTDAQLSPVVLLIAIAAIYLLLGMFLDPIGIMVLTLPLMIPLVETYGFDLIWFGVVVIKLLEIGLITPPVGLNVFVIANVVGRDVPIDRIFAGILRFLTVDVLVLILIMAFPIISLLIPGSM, translated from the coding sequence ATGGACGGCACCCTCGTCGGCATCGTGGCCTTCGCGGCCGTCATCGGCCTGCTGGCGATCCGCGTGCCCATCGCCTTCGCGCTGGCCGGGGTGGCCAGCGTCGGCAGTTTCGTCATGTTCGCCTTCCGCACCGGCGACTTCGCCCCCGCCCGCGCGATCCGGCCGACGACGTCGATGGTATTCTCGAACTCGTTCGACCTGATCCATTCCTACGACCTGTCGATGATCCCGCTCTTCGTGGCTCTGGGCCACATCGCCTATCGCGCGGACATCACCACCAAGATCTACCACGCCGCCCGCGTCTGGCTGGCGCGCGTCCCCGGCGGGGTGGCGATGGCCAGCGTCGTGGGCTGCGGCGGGTTCTCGGCGATCACCGGATCGTCCATCGCCTGCGCGTCGACCATGGGGCGCATCTGCTCGCCCGAGATGCTGCGCATGGGCTATGACAAGCGCCTCGCCACGGCGAGCGTCGCGGCCGGCGGCACGCTGGGCTCGCTCATTCCGCCATCGGTCCTGTTCATCATCTACGGCATCTTCACCGAGACCTCGATCTCGGCGCTGTTCCTCGCCGGCATCCTGCCGGGGCTGCTATCGCTTCTAGGCTTCATCCTCGTCATCGGGGTCTGGGTCTGGCGCGACCCGTCCGCCGCGCCGGCCTTCACCGGCACGATCACGCTGGGCGACAAGGGCCGCGCCGCGCTCGACGCCTGGCCGGCGGTCGCGCTGTTCGTCGTCATCGTTGGCGGCATCTACGGCGGCTATTTCACCGCGACCGAGGCGGCGGCGGTCTGCGTGTCGGCCGCGATCCTGATCGGCTTCGCGCAGCGCAAGCTGACCTTCCGGTCGCTGTGGGAGGCGCTGCGGGAGACCGCCGTGCAGACCGCCAGCATCTTCCTGATCGCGGCCGCGGCCAAGATCTTCGTGGCGTTCATCGCGCTGACCGGCGTGGCGCCCGACATCGTGGGCGCGGTCACCGACGCGCAGCTCTCGCCGGTGGTCCTGCTGATCGCCATCGCGGCGATCTACCTGCTGCTGGGCATGTTCCTCGACCCGATCGGGATCATGGTCCTGACGCTGCCCCTGATGATACCGCTGGTCGAGACCTACGGCTTCGACCTGATCTGGTTCGGCGTCGTCGTCATCAAACTGCTGGAGATCGGGCTGATCACGCCGCCCGTCGGCCTGAACGTCTTCGTCATCGCCAACGTGGTCGGGCGCGACGTGCCGATCGACCGCATCTTCGCGGGCATCCTGCGCTTCCTGACGGTGGATGTGCTGGTCCTGATCCTGATCATGGCCTTCCCGATCATCTCGCTCCTCATTCCGGGGTCGATGTGA
- a CDS encoding IclR family transcriptional regulator: protein MDGAGETDRRFATTLARGLSVLRAFRASDDGLGNAEISERTGLPKSTVSRLTFTLSSLGYLTHAGRHDRYRPGPALLVLGNLAAASISFVDLSGPLMQRLADETRTLALLLVRDGGKMLIVKTWRPRTVASLWLEVGHRLPIKGTSSGHTLLAALPPGQVAPAVEAARGDRDLTDASAAEIRRDAGAQLMTQGHVIADPAEYFARDIHAVAVPFHPRELSEPVVFTCGAMPDVLSVARMRQEVGPRLRDTVGELERIMGQGAQTARGTG, encoded by the coding sequence ATGGACGGCGCGGGCGAGACCGACCGCCGCTTCGCCACCACGCTGGCCCGCGGGCTATCCGTGCTGCGCGCGTTCCGGGCCTCCGACGACGGGCTGGGCAATGCCGAGATCTCCGAACGCACGGGCCTGCCGAAATCGACCGTTTCGCGGCTGACCTTCACGCTGTCGAGCCTGGGCTACCTGACCCATGCGGGGCGGCATGACCGCTATCGGCCCGGTCCGGCGCTTCTGGTCCTGGGCAACCTCGCGGCGGCATCCATCTCCTTCGTCGATCTGTCGGGTCCGCTGATGCAGCGGCTGGCCGACGAGACGCGGACGCTCGCGCTCCTGCTGGTGCGGGATGGCGGCAAGATGCTGATCGTCAAGACCTGGCGGCCGCGCACGGTCGCATCGCTCTGGCTCGAGGTGGGGCACAGGCTGCCGATCAAGGGAACGTCCTCGGGACACACGCTGTTGGCCGCATTGCCGCCCGGTCAGGTCGCGCCCGCGGTCGAGGCCGCGCGCGGCGATCGGGATCTGACCGACGCGAGCGCCGCCGAGATCCGCCGCGATGCGGGCGCGCAGCTGATGACGCAGGGCCATGTCATCGCCGACCCGGCGGAGTATTTCGCGCGTGACATCCACGCCGTCGCGGTGCCCTTCCACCCGCGCGAGTTGAGCGAGCCGGTGGTCTTCACCTGCGGCGCGATGCCCGACGTCCTGTCGGTGGCGCGGATGCGACAGGAGGTCGGCCCCCGTCTGCGCGACACGGTGGGCGAGTTGGAACGCATCATGGGCCAGGGTGCGCAGACCGCGCGCGGCACAGGTTGA
- a CDS encoding 3-hydroxyacyl-CoA dehydrogenase NAD-binding domain-containing protein, whose protein sequence is MDPVRYDVQDRIAVITVANPPVNALSHAVRAGLWDAMARFGDDDAADIAVILGDGRLFIGGADISEFGKPPVDPWLPEVVNRIEACAKPVVAAIHGTALGGGLEVALGCHYRLAVPGTKLGLPEVSLGILPGAGGTQRTPRLVGLAAAAKMITGGVPVSAETALEMGLIDRLGEGDVRAAGRAYAEDLLAQGAGPRPTGARDVAGADLSDLRADLERKARGQVAPLTALDAVEAAARLPFEEGLAEERRLFRHLMDTPQRAGLIHAFFAERAVSKLPGIADVAPRDVADVAVIGGGTMGSGIATSALLAGLRVTLVERDGDAAEKARATVAKNLDTAETRGKLDAASRAAMSFDAVTDYAALSDADLAIEAVFESMEVKREVFGRLDAVMKPGAILATNTSYLDVDTIAAATSRPADVIGLHFFSPAHIMKLLEVVVADATAPEVIATAFALAKRMGKIAVRAGVCDGFIGNRILSHYRTAADHMVLDGASPYQIDRAIRGFGFAMGPYQVSDLAGLDIGYATRQRKAADAHPRDRVPTFADALYHAGRLGQKSGAGYYDYSEDRKGREDPEAARLIAEARTGERSFTDAEIVRRYMAAMINEAARVVEDGIAARPLDVDVVFLHGYGFPRHRGGPMHWADAQGLDRILADIRAFAEDDDHFWRPAPLLERLVAEGADFASLNRKADT, encoded by the coding sequence ATGGACCCCGTTCGATACGATGTTCAGGACCGCATCGCCGTGATCACGGTCGCGAACCCGCCGGTCAACGCCCTGTCGCATGCCGTCCGCGCGGGCCTCTGGGACGCGATGGCCCGGTTCGGGGACGACGACGCGGCCGATATCGCGGTGATCCTGGGCGACGGGCGGCTGTTTATCGGCGGCGCCGACATTTCGGAGTTCGGCAAGCCGCCGGTCGATCCCTGGCTGCCCGAGGTCGTGAACCGGATCGAGGCCTGCGCCAAGCCCGTCGTCGCCGCGATCCACGGCACCGCCCTGGGTGGCGGGCTGGAGGTGGCGCTGGGCTGTCACTACCGTCTGGCGGTGCCCGGGACGAAGCTGGGCCTGCCCGAAGTATCGCTGGGTATCCTGCCGGGCGCGGGGGGCACGCAACGGACGCCGCGCCTGGTCGGGCTTGCGGCGGCGGCGAAGATGATCACCGGCGGCGTACCTGTTTCGGCCGAGACGGCGCTGGAGATGGGACTGATCGACCGGTTGGGCGAGGGCGACGTGCGCGCGGCTGGGCGGGCCTATGCGGAGGACCTGCTGGCGCAGGGGGCCGGGCCGCGACCCACCGGCGCGCGCGACGTGGCGGGGGCTGACCTGTCGGACTTGCGCGCCGATCTGGAGCGCAAGGCGCGCGGTCAGGTCGCGCCGCTGACGGCGCTCGACGCGGTCGAGGCGGCGGCCCGTCTGCCGTTCGAGGAGGGGCTGGCTGAGGAGCGCCGCCTGTTCCGCCACCTGATGGACACCCCGCAGCGCGCGGGCCTGATCCATGCCTTTTTCGCCGAACGCGCCGTGTCCAAGCTGCCCGGGATCGCGGATGTCGCCCCGCGCGACGTCGCCGATGTCGCCGTGATCGGCGGCGGCACGATGGGGTCCGGCATCGCCACCTCGGCGCTGCTGGCCGGTCTGCGCGTGACGCTGGTCGAACGCGACGGTGATGCGGCCGAAAAGGCCCGCGCGACGGTGGCGAAGAACCTCGACACCGCCGAGACGCGCGGCAAGCTGGACGCCGCATCCCGCGCCGCGATGTCATTCGACGCGGTGACGGATTATGCCGCGCTGTCGGATGCCGACCTCGCCATCGAGGCCGTGTTCGAGAGCATGGAGGTCAAGCGCGAGGTGTTCGGCCGCCTCGACGCCGTGATGAAGCCGGGCGCGATCCTCGCCACCAACACGTCCTATCTGGACGTCGACACGATCGCCGCCGCCACCTCGCGGCCCGCGGACGTGATCGGGCTGCACTTCTTCTCGCCCGCCCATATCATGAAGCTGCTGGAGGTGGTCGTGGCCGACGCCACCGCGCCGGAGGTCATCGCGACCGCCTTCGCCCTGGCGAAACGTATGGGCAAGATCGCCGTGCGCGCGGGTGTTTGCGACGGGTTCATCGGCAACCGCATCCTGTCGCACTATCGCACCGCCGCCGATCACATGGTCCTGGACGGCGCCAGCCCGTATCAGATCGACCGCGCGATCCGCGGCTTCGGTTTCGCCATGGGCCCCTACCAGGTGTCCGACCTGGCCGGGCTCGACATCGGCTACGCCACGCGACAGCGCAAGGCGGCCGACGCGCATCCGCGCGATCGGGTGCCGACCTTTGCAGACGCGCTCTATCACGCGGGCCGGCTGGGGCAGAAATCAGGGGCGGGGTACTACGACTATTCCGAGGACCGGAAGGGTCGCGAGGACCCGGAGGCCGCGCGCCTGATCGCCGAGGCCCGTACCGGCGAACGGAGTTTCACCGACGCGGAGATCGTCCGCCGCTACATGGCTGCCATGATCAACGAGGCCGCGCGCGTGGTCGAGGACGGCATCGCCGCGCGGCCCCTGGATGTCGATGTCGTGTTCCTGCACGGCTACGGCTTTCCACGCCACCGGGGCGGGCCGATGCACTGGGCCGATGCGCAGGGCCTCGACCGGATCCTGGCCGATATCCGCGCCTTCGCCGAGGACGACGATCATTTCTGGCGCCCCGCGCCGCTGCTGGAACGTCTGGTCGCCGAGGGCGCCGATTTCGCCAGCCTGAACCGAAAGGCCGACACATGA